GAGCGGCACCCAGGACTAGCTGGGCCACCACCACGGGCGCAGGGCGCAGATGTCCGTGCTCGCGGGCCGTACAGGACCCGGAAACGAGACGGCGCGCGGCGCGTTCATGGCTTCAGGATAGGCCGACACCGGAAACCAGGCGCCCTGAGTTGTCTAGCCGGGTCGAACACGGCGGCCGCCTGCCTCCAGGGGCGTCTTTTACGCTCCGGGCCCAGCACACGTGGCCGGCCTGTTCGAGACTGCACCGACCCCTGCTTTAAACTGCAGCGACATGAAACGCTGCGCGGTCCTCCTGCCCACCGATGGGAAGCGCGTGCTGCTGGGCCTCAAGAAACGAGGCTTTGGTCAGGGAAAGATCGTCGAGCTCGGCGGCAAGATCGAACCGGGCGAGTCACCCGACGACACGGCACGGCGCGAGCTGCACGAAGAGTCCAACTTGCAGGCCCTGGATACCCACGCGGCCGGAGAGGTGATCTTCGAGTTCTCCGCACGGCCTGACCTGAACCTGCACGTTTTCGTGTTCGTCACCCACCGCTGGGAGGGCGTACCCTGCGAATCGGACGAGATCGCGCCGGAGTGGTTCGAAACGGCGGCCCTGCCTTACGCGCGGATGTGGGCCGACGCGCCGCACTGGCTGCCACAGGTCCTGCGTGGCGAACAGGTCAAGTACCGGTTCGTGTTCGCCGATGATGGCGAAACCATCGCCCAGATCACTCTCCTGGAGGAACACGCTCACTGACCCCTGCCTTACTCGCGCAGGGCTACGGCCAGATCATCGGACGTGGTGGCCTTCCAGCCTGCCCACTCGATCCACAGGTCACGCAACCGTTTCACGGCGCGCAGGAGTGCCGCCTCGACCTCGGGCGTCAACTGGCCCTCGGCCATCGCCCAGGCTACCGTGAGGTCAACCTTGGCCCACAGGAAACGGCTGGAGTGCCCGTAGGTTCCGTCGTAGACGTAGGCGACGTCCAACCAGTCGAATTCACCGAAGCGTGACCAGATCATGTCGGAAATCAGCGCGTCCGACGAACGGCAACGCTTGGCCGCCTCGTCGATTCCCCGTTCACGACACTCCTGCTCGGCGATCAGCTCGATGTCGCGCTCGGCGGTCTCCCGAAAGGCGGCCTCGATGGCGCGGCGCGCCTGGCATTGACTGTCGTTCATCGTCGTCAGTGTACGCAGGCCTGGCTTGCACGAGTCTTACGAGAATCGAAGGGCCTCTTTAGAAAAGTCCCGCCTGGCCGTGGGGCTCTGGACATTCAGCGTTTGGTGAGAAACACCGTAATCCGGTGACAGGCCGAACCGTACATTGGCGTGGTGAGTGCCCTGTTCTCGTCTTTGTCGTTGCGTGATCTCAGCTTGAAAAATCGTCTGGTCGTTTCCCCGATGTGCATGTACTCGGCGAAAGAGGGACTGGCCAATGACTTTCACCTCGTCCACCTGGGCGGTTTTGCGCTGGGCGGGGCGGGGATGATCGTCGTGGAGGCCACTGCCGTGAGCCCGGAGGGACGCATCAGTCCCGATGACCTCGGCTTATGGCGCGACGAGCACATCGCGCCGCTCACCCGGATCACCGACTTCGTGCGCGAGTACGGCAGCTTTAGTGCCGTGCAGCTCGCACACGCCGGTCGCAAGGCCAGCACCTACGCACCCTGGAAAGGTCGCGGGGCCGTGCCCGACATCGGGGGCGGCTGGAGCGTCCTGGGACCGAGCGCACTGGCCTACTCGGACATTTACCGCACACCGCGTGAAATGACACCAGAAGACATCGCGCGCGTCGTGAACGATTTCCGCGACGCCACCCGGCGGGCCATCCTGGCCGGCTTTGACGCCGTGGAGATTCACGCCGCCCACGGCTACCTGCTGCATCAGTTCCTGTCTCCCCTGTCAAATGCACGCACCGACGACTACGGTGGAAACTTCGAGAACCGTACCCGGTTGCTGCTGGAAGTCACGCGGGCGGTGCGCACGGCCTGGCCGAGCCACCTGCCGCTGCTGGTCAGGCTCTCGGCGACCGACTGGGTGGAAGGAGGCTGGAGCATCGAGGACACAGTGCGCGTGAGCGCAATGCTTTCACTCGAGGGGGTCGACGTGATCGACGTGTCCTCGGGCGGCCTCAGTGCCGATCAGCAGATTACGGTCGAACCTGGTTACCAGGTGCCGTTCGCGGCGCGCGTGCGGGCCGAGGCCGGCATGAAAACCATGGCGGTCGGCCTGATCACCGAACCTCTGCAAGCCGAAGCGGTGGTCAGTGAAGGCGCCGCTGACCTGGTGGCCGTCGCGCGGGCCTTTTTGCGCGATCCGCACTGGCCCCAGCATGCCGCGCACGTCCTGGGCGTCGACATCCCCTGGCCGGTACAGTACGAACGCGCCAAGCTCTGAGGTCCTCTATGATTTCTGGCTGCAGGCACCTTCTGGTCTTCAGCCGGAACACGAAAAACGATCCGGGTCGTCAGATTCAGCCCCGTCCTTCTGGCCCTAGGCGAGCGCGGGTTTGGGAGCGCGGCGGATGCCCTGCGAAAGCGCTCCGGCTGCCAGGGACAGGATCGCCGCGGCCACAAAGGCGGTCCCGTAACTGCCCAGCACGTCGCGCGCCACGCCGCCCAACCAGGCGGCCAGGGCGGCACCCAGCATGTGTGCGAAAAAGACCCAGCCGTAGACTATACCGACGTTGCCGCGCCCGAACGTGTCCGCCACAAGGGCCACGGTGGGCGGCACGGTGGCAATGTAATCGAGGCCGAACAGCACGGCGAAGGCAATCAGACCCGGGCCAGGCGGAATGAACAGCAGCAGGAACAGGCTCACGCCACGAAACGCGTAGTACAGGCTCAAGAGGGCGCGTGGATCGTACCGGTCGGTCAGGGCGCCCGAAGCGATGGTGCCGACGAAGTTGAAGACGCCCATCAAAGCCAGAAATCCGGCCGCGACCCCGGGCGTCAGGCCCTGCTCGGTGCAGTAAGCGATGAAATGCGTACCGATGATGCCGTTGCTGGTAGCGCCACACACAAAAAAAGTGGTTGCCAGCAGCCAGAACGCCCGGGAACGCAGCGCCCGGCGCATGATGCCCACATCCGGACGGATACCTGGCAGGGCCTGGTTTTCGTGCAGTCCCAGCGGTCGCTCACCCATCTGGCCGGGTGAATCGCGCATCAACAGCCAGGCAGGCAGCAGACAGGCCAGCGCCAGCGCACCGATGACCAGCGTGCTGCTGCGCCAGCCCACCGACGCCGAAAGCCCGGCGAGCAAGGGCAGAAAGAGCAGCTGCCCGGCCGAGCTCGCCGCGCCGAACAGCCCGGTGACCAGGCCGCGCTTCGCGACGAACCAGCGCGTGGCCACCGTGGCACCCAGCACGCTGCCGACCAGACCGGTGCCCAGGCCGCTGAGGAGCCCCCACAGCAGGTAAAGCTGCCAATAATTGCCGATCAGGGCGCTCAGGCCAAAACTGACACCCGTGACCAGCAAGCCCAGCGCCGTTACGTGCCGGGGTCCGAAACGGTCCATCAGGGCGCCGCTGATGGGCCCACCCAGGCCGAACATGATGAGGCCCAGCGAAACGGCAAAGGACAACGTCGCGCGTGAATAACCCAGATCACCTTGCATGGGCAGCAAAAATACTCCGGGCGCGCTGCGTGCTCCGGCGGCCAGCAGCAGGACCAGGGCGGTGACCGCGACCACCACCCAGCCGTAAAAAAGGCGCTGTTTTGCGATCGTCGTCATGTGCTGCTCCTTGGTCGCTGCCCACTTCCGCGCAGTCCCGAAAGTATACCTTTTCTCAATGTGCACGCCGTGTCCGCGCCGCTTTATAAGCGGTGCGCGTGGTACAACAGCACCACGTATCAGGCTGCCGTCCACCGTGCGTTCGTTCAGGGCCGGCGGGAAACTTTTTGAGCGCGCGTCACGTACTTAACGTCACAAGCTTACCCTCACAAGGAGGAATCCATGAGTATTCTTGAACGCCTGTCCCGTCTGCTTCGTGCCAATGTCAACGACATGATCTCCAAGGCCGAGGACCCCGGCAAGATCATCGAGCAGTCGCTGCGCGACATGCGTGACGCTTATCAGCAGGCCCGCAGCGAGGTGGCCGAGTCGATGGCGCAGCTTTCGAAGCTGGAACGCGAACAGAACACCAACCAGAAAATCGCACAGGAGTACGGCAACAAGGCCGCTGAAGCGCTCAAACTGGGCAGCGAGGATCTGGCGCGCGAAGCGCTGCGCCGTAAAAAGAACCACGAGGACCTGGCAGCCGGTTTTGCCGACCAGGTCAAAGTCCACCAGACGACCGTCGATCAGCTCAAAACGCAGTTGCGGGCGCTGGAAGCCAAGATCGACGAGATGGAAGCCAAGAAGGAACTCCTGCAGGCCCGGTCCTCGACGGCCAAGGCCAGCGAGACCCTGGAGCGCATGAGCGGCTTTGATCGCTCGCAGGGCGCCCTCAACGCCTTCGACGAGATGGAGCGCAAGGTCGCTGCCCAGGAAGACCGCGCGCGCGCCATGGGTTCGCTGCGCGAGGAAGGTGACATCGACGCGCAGCTCAGGAATCTGGGCCGTGACGCCGAAATCGACGCTGAACTCGAAAAACTCAAGCAGCAGATTGGTGGTTCCAGCAACAGTTGAGTTCGGTGGAGCAAATATCCATGATGGTCCGGCCACCGGGGCGAGCGAACTGCTCGCCTTCTTTTTTGCTCAGGTTGCCTTGTTCAGGTTGCCTTGCAGGGACGTTTGCCGGAAACGGCTCACCAGAAAACAGTAGACTGAATCCAGTGAACGCTGTTTCTTGCGTCCTGGCATTCCAGGGCGAGCATCCCGCCGGGAGGCGCCGGAGTGTCAGGCGCCCCAACACCGGGCTGGCCCCTCAGGCCTTTCGTCTCCCTTTCTGTAGCTCGTCAAACCTGTCAGATTTGACAGTTGTGCGGAGAACCTCTTCCCTATGCTGAACAATGTGTCTTTCCGTGAGGTTTCGCGCGCGCTTGCCGTGTTGCTCTCCACCCTCGCCCTTGCTGCGTGCGCGCCGCGCGAAACTGCGCCCAGGCAGGCGACGGCCTCGACCAACGTCACGGCGGTGTCGTTCTATCCGGCCCAGGTGGGCCTGAGCTGGAGCTATCTGCCCGAGGGCGAAGCGCTGACCAGCCCGCCCTACACCCTGGCCTCGCAGGGCGCCACGTTGTTTGGTGACCAGGCCGCACTGGCCTTTCGTTTCTCCGGACGTGGGGCCGAGCAGACAAACTACCGGCAGATCAGCGACGACGGTCAGTTTCTGCTGGGCTTCACCAAGCCAGGGCTGACCGTGACGCTCACTCCTCCGCTGCGTGAGTACCCGCCCGTGAATGCCTGGCGCGCCGGCCTGTCCTGGTCGGGGCAAACGACCGTCCGCGTCATCAGCGACAACAAAGTCGTGCAGGAAGGCACCGTGCAATACCGCTACACCGTGCTGGAAAAACGCAACGTCAGCGTACCGGGCGACACCCGTGACGTGTGGGTCATCAACCGTCAGATCAGCGGCAGTGCTGCGAGCCTGTTTCCGGAGGCCAACCAGAACTTCTGGTTTGCACCTTACGCCGGCGAGATGCGCACACCCGAAGGGCTGCTGCAGATCAGCCGGAACTACCGGGGAAGCTGAATGTCGCGCTCTGCGAAGGCTGGGCAGCAAGCGTTGCACGGCCGTGATCCACTTCGCCCAACCGGAGGTTTGTAGTGCTCGAAAACATCAACTCACCCGACGATCTCAAGAAACTTTCCAGGGAAGAGCTGCCCCAGCTTTCGCGGGAGCTGCGTGACGAGATCATCCGGGTGTGCTCGCTGGACGGCGGCCACCTGGCGTCCAGTCTGGGGGCTGTCGAGATCATCGTCGCGCTGCACTACATGCTGAACTCACCGCGTGACCGGATCCTCTTCGATGTGGGACATCAGGCTTACGCCCACAAGATGCTCACCGGTCGACGTGACCGGATGCCGACCATCAAGAAAGAAGGCGGCCTGTCAGGCTTTACCAAGGTGGGCGAGTCCGAACACGACGCCATCACGGTCGGGCACGCGAGCACTTCGCTGGCCAACGCGCTCGGCATGGCCTACGCGCGCGACAGCCTGGGTCAGGACTACCGCATCGCGGCGGTCATCGGTGACGGCGCCCTGACGGGTGGCATGGCGCTGGCTGCGCTGAACACCATCGGCGACAGCGGCAAGAAAATGCTGATCGTGCTCAACGACAACGAGATGAGCATCTCGGAGAACGTCGGCGCGATCAATAAATTCATGCGCACCCTGCAGGTGCAGAAGTGGTTCCAGGAATCCGAAAGTGCCGGCAAGAAGACGGTGGGCGCCCTCAGCAAGCCGCTGGCCGACATGCTGTCGCGCGCCAAGGACAGTGCCCGGCACTTCTTCGATCCGGCCAGCGTGAACCCGTTTGCCGCGATGGGCCTGCGTTACGTCGGCCCGGTGGACGGTCACGACGTGCGCGAACTGGTATACCTGATCGAGAAACTCAATGAGCTCGATGGTCCTACCATCCTGCACGTGGTGACCAAGAAGGGCAAAGGCCTGCCCTACGCCGAAGAGGACCCCATCAAGTGGCATGGTCCGGGCAAGTTCGACCCCGCTACGGGCGCCTCACCCCAATCGAGTGCTTACAGCTGGTCCAACGCCTTCGGTGACGCCGTCACGGCGCTGGCCAAGGAAGACCCGCGGCTGTTCGTGATCACCCCCGCCATGCGTGAGGGCAGCGGACTCGTGAAGTACAGCCA
The Deinococcus peraridilitoris DSM 19664 genome window above contains:
- a CDS encoding 8-oxo-dGTP diphosphatase yields the protein MKRCAVLLPTDGKRVLLGLKKRGFGQGKIVELGGKIEPGESPDDTARRELHEESNLQALDTHAAGEVIFEFSARPDLNLHVFVFVTHRWEGVPCESDEIAPEWFETAALPYARMWADAPHWLPQVLRGEQVKYRFVFADDGETIAQITLLEEHAH
- a CDS encoding NADH:flavin oxidoreductase/NADH oxidase, producing MSALFSSLSLRDLSLKNRLVVSPMCMYSAKEGLANDFHLVHLGGFALGGAGMIVVEATAVSPEGRISPDDLGLWRDEHIAPLTRITDFVREYGSFSAVQLAHAGRKASTYAPWKGRGAVPDIGGGWSVLGPSALAYSDIYRTPREMTPEDIARVVNDFRDATRRAILAGFDAVEIHAAHGYLLHQFLSPLSNARTDDYGGNFENRTRLLLEVTRAVRTAWPSHLPLLVRLSATDWVEGGWSIEDTVRVSAMLSLEGVDVIDVSSGGLSADQQITVEPGYQVPFAARVRAEAGMKTMAVGLITEPLQAEAVVSEGAADLVAVARAFLRDPHWPQHAAHVLGVDIPWPVQYERAKL
- a CDS encoding MFS transporter, producing the protein MTTIAKQRLFYGWVVVAVTALVLLLAAGARSAPGVFLLPMQGDLGYSRATLSFAVSLGLIMFGLGGPISGALMDRFGPRHVTALGLLVTGVSFGLSALIGNYWQLYLLWGLLSGLGTGLVGSVLGATVATRWFVAKRGLVTGLFGAASSAGQLLFLPLLAGLSASVGWRSSTLVIGALALACLLPAWLLMRDSPGQMGERPLGLHENQALPGIRPDVGIMRRALRSRAFWLLATTFFVCGATSNGIIGTHFIAYCTEQGLTPGVAAGFLALMGVFNFVGTIASGALTDRYDPRALLSLYYAFRGVSLFLLLFIPPGPGLIAFAVLFGLDYIATVPPTVALVADTFGRGNVGIVYGWVFFAHMLGAALAAWLGGVARDVLGSYGTAFVAAAILSLAAGALSQGIRRAPKPALA
- a CDS encoding PspA/IM30 family protein; this translates as MSILERLSRLLRANVNDMISKAEDPGKIIEQSLRDMRDAYQQARSEVAESMAQLSKLEREQNTNQKIAQEYGNKAAEALKLGSEDLAREALRRKKNHEDLAAGFADQVKVHQTTVDQLKTQLRALEAKIDEMEAKKELLQARSSTAKASETLERMSGFDRSQGALNAFDEMERKVAAQEDRARAMGSLREEGDIDAQLRNLGRDAEIDAELEKLKQQIGGSSNS
- the dxs gene encoding 1-deoxy-D-xylulose-5-phosphate synthase, whose translation is MLENINSPDDLKKLSREELPQLSRELRDEIIRVCSLDGGHLASSLGAVEIIVALHYMLNSPRDRILFDVGHQAYAHKMLTGRRDRMPTIKKEGGLSGFTKVGESEHDAITVGHASTSLANALGMAYARDSLGQDYRIAAVIGDGALTGGMALAALNTIGDSGKKMLIVLNDNEMSISENVGAINKFMRTLQVQKWFQESESAGKKTVGALSKPLADMLSRAKDSARHFFDPASVNPFAAMGLRYVGPVDGHDVRELVYLIEKLNELDGPTILHVVTKKGKGLPYAEEDPIKWHGPGKFDPATGASPQSSAYSWSNAFGDAVTALAKEDPRLFVITPAMREGSGLVKYSQAHPSRYLDVGIAEDVAVTAGAGMALQGLRPVVAIYSTFLQRGYDQVVHDVALENLPVIFAVDRGGVVGADGATHNGVFDLSFLRSIPNVQIALPKDTRELRGMLRGALKVGGPVAIRYPRGNTDRVPEGEWPELAWGSWERLRAGDDVVLLAGGKALEYALAAAEGLPGVGVVNARFVKPLDLKMLREVAQQARALVTIEDNTRVGGFGSGVLEALSDLRLGTPVRVLGIPDEFQEHATVARVHARAGIDVQAIHTVLAELGVDVPLEV